A genomic region of Herbaspirillum sp. DW155 contains the following coding sequences:
- a CDS encoding DEAD/DEAH box helicase, which produces MSDTTSASAAPAAPAVRFEDFGLSPDILKALAEQGYVHPTPIQAQAIPVVLQGRDVMGAAQTGTGKTAGFSLPIIQRLLAHASHSASPARHPVRALILTPTRELADQVADNVKAYSRFTPLRSTVVFGGVDMAPQTATLRAGVEIVIATPGRLLDHVQQKTVNLSQTQILVMDEADRMLDMGFLPDLQRIINLLPKQRQNLLFSATFSPEIKKLAASFQNNPVTIEVARSNATAENVTQTIYKVEEAAKADAVSFIIRQRELKQVIVFSNTKIGASRLARTLLAEGVKASAIHGDKTQSERMAALESFKQGQIEVLVATDVAARGLDIAELPCVINYDLPYNAEDYVHRIGRTGRAGASGDAISLFCDKDERLLVDIEKLIKKKFERAELAGFAPRMRADRGERGERGERSERGERAERGDRSDRGERSRGSRDGAAPSGRREKVDPWFLKPYEPSATETVSTKPELPKNNRPKPKVAALLGGIPKR; this is translated from the coding sequence ATGTCCGACACCACGTCCGCGTCCGCAGCACCGGCTGCACCTGCCGTCCGCTTCGAAGATTTCGGCCTTTCGCCCGATATCCTCAAAGCCCTGGCCGAACAAGGCTACGTCCACCCGACTCCGATCCAGGCCCAGGCCATTCCCGTGGTGCTGCAAGGCCGCGATGTGATGGGGGCGGCCCAGACCGGCACCGGCAAGACCGCCGGCTTCTCGCTGCCGATCATCCAGCGCCTGCTGGCGCACGCCAGCCACAGCGCTTCGCCGGCCCGCCATCCGGTGCGCGCCCTGATCCTGACCCCGACGCGCGAACTGGCCGACCAGGTGGCGGACAATGTGAAGGCTTATTCACGCTTCACCCCGCTGCGCTCTACCGTCGTCTTCGGCGGCGTGGACATGGCTCCGCAAACCGCGACCCTGCGCGCCGGCGTTGAAATCGTCATCGCCACCCCGGGCCGCCTGCTGGATCACGTGCAGCAAAAGACCGTGAACCTGTCGCAGACCCAGATCCTGGTCATGGACGAAGCCGACCGCATGCTGGACATGGGTTTCCTGCCGGACCTGCAGCGCATCATCAACCTGCTGCCCAAGCAGCGCCAGAACCTGCTGTTCTCGGCCACCTTCTCGCCCGAGATCAAGAAGCTGGCCGCCAGCTTCCAGAACAACCCTGTGACCATCGAGGTGGCGCGCAGCAACGCCACCGCCGAAAACGTCACCCAGACCATCTACAAGGTGGAGGAAGCCGCCAAGGCCGATGCAGTCAGCTTCATCATTCGCCAGCGCGAACTGAAGCAAGTGATCGTTTTCTCCAATACCAAGATCGGCGCTTCGCGCCTGGCGCGCACATTGTTGGCCGAGGGTGTGAAGGCTTCTGCCATCCACGGCGACAAAACCCAGTCCGAGCGCATGGCCGCACTGGAGTCCTTCAAGCAAGGTCAGATCGAAGTGCTGGTCGCCACCGACGTGGCCGCACGCGGGCTGGACATCGCCGAGCTGCCCTGCGTGATCAACTATGACCTGCCCTACAACGCCGAAGATTATGTGCACCGCATCGGTCGCACCGGCCGTGCCGGTGCCTCGGGTGATGCCATCTCGCTGTTCTGTGACAAGGATGAGCGTCTGCTGGTCGATATCGAAAAGCTGATCAAGAAGAAATTCGAGCGCGCGGAACTGGCCGGCTTTGCACCGCGCATGCGGGCCGATCGTGGTGAACGTGGCGAGCGTGGTGAGCGTTCGGAACGCGGCGAGCGCGCTGAGCGTGGCGACCGTAGTGATCGCGGTGAGCGCAGCCGTGGCAGCCGCGACGGGGCCGCGCCGTCGGGCCGACGTGAAAAGGTCGATCCCTGGTTCCTCAAGCCCTATGAGCCCAGCGCCACCGAGACCGTCTCCACCAAGCCGGAGTTACCCAAGAACAACCGTCCCAAGCCCAAGGTCGCAGCCTTGCTGGGCGGCATCCCCAAGCGCTGA